One stretch of Chryseobacterium indologenes DNA includes these proteins:
- a CDS encoding GNAT family N-acetyltransferase has product MKTPFIYQKATENDIDYLFDLRTKTMVPHYAESNLPTDRETTLQRILYQFDKAYIIFLNNQAIGLLKVDRADTNIDILQLQIDPNQQGKGLGRMIITDILEEASAAGKTASLSVLKTNKAQHLYSNLGFKIVNEDEHSYFMEFSPV; this is encoded by the coding sequence ATGAAAACTCCATTTATCTATCAAAAAGCGACAGAAAACGATATTGATTATCTCTTTGATCTCAGGACAAAAACTATGGTTCCCCATTATGCAGAATCTAATCTTCCTACAGACCGGGAAACGACTCTTCAACGGATTCTTTATCAATTTGACAAGGCTTATATCATTTTCCTGAACAATCAGGCCATCGGACTTCTGAAAGTAGACAGAGCAGATACAAATATTGATATACTTCAGCTTCAGATTGATCCTAACCAACAAGGTAAAGGATTGGGAAGAATGATTATTACAGACATCTTGGAAGAAGCTTCTGCAGCAGGAAAAACAGCATCTTTAAGTGTTTTAAAAACCAATAAGGCACAGCATCTCTATTCGAATTTAGGCTTCAAAATCGTAAACGAAGATGAGCATTCTTACTTCATGGAATTTTCTCCGGTTTAA
- a CDS encoding TonB-dependent receptor domain-containing protein, whose amino-acid sequence MNRKIILLLSLVSSSFALAQSVEGVVTDKENKPIAETEVLITKNDAKFSAITDEKGLFKIPLKEDGNYILEIIKDGVKTNSEKITVKGNARKDVQIKDEPLVQKVEGVTITAKKKLFERKVDRLVFNVENSVASQGIDAIEALAKTPMVKTSDDAISIAGKSNVAVMINDRLLNLNGQELINYLKTLRSDDILKIEVITTPPAKYDAEGKSGLINIILKKNANLGWNGSIQTSGNYFWGKPTVSSRGGATFNYQGEKLSLSTNLSAGDNYWQYNIYNNMSGVSNNYYWNKNGDNLNNYKYKSGNIKAEYKINDKNLFGINYNYSHSNPKETGISESTRFNGEEVIPISSDFNNRNSRDVHNATAFYEAKIDSTGGKLNLTANLMLNNSNARNFSNTYTPETIYTMANPISKYRIYSGQADLEKTFGKVKTESGLKYTKIKNDSEFNFFDIVNGQNQLNTGKTNTFFYNEENYAAYFSTNFKINDQWDAKAGLRYEYTTMEGISINDNISTKIKYGKFFPTAYLSYKPNENNSFSLSYSRRISRPYFGNLNPFKYFTSNFEYTTGNPYLLPSFSDNLEFGYVLNNNLNITLYHSYSKDNWDRIQMVDENYRFTIAKNFYNENQTGVNISYNYNKLKWLESTIFVNGYYTKAKSYDPSVLPVPPGYSANVNIDNNFFLNKNKTVTFLLGLWGSLPNRNGNTYYYTNASLYTGLKLSFMDKKLLVNLYLNDVLNTNREKGIEYYPDYNIDYQYKGITRNVHLSLTYKFGNNNVKGTTKQVKFEDSNRANGGNN is encoded by the coding sequence ATGAACCGGAAAATTATTCTTCTTTTAAGTCTTGTTTCATCTTCATTCGCATTAGCACAAAGTGTAGAAGGGGTTGTGACAGATAAAGAAAATAAACCAATAGCAGAAACCGAAGTTCTCATCACAAAAAATGATGCTAAATTTTCTGCGATCACAGATGAAAAAGGATTATTCAAAATTCCCTTGAAAGAGGATGGCAATTACATACTTGAGATCATAAAAGACGGGGTAAAAACCAACAGTGAGAAAATTACAGTAAAAGGAAATGCAAGAAAGGATGTTCAAATCAAAGATGAACCTTTGGTACAGAAAGTAGAAGGGGTAACCATTACTGCAAAGAAAAAATTATTCGAAAGAAAAGTAGACCGTTTGGTCTTCAATGTAGAGAATTCTGTAGCATCTCAGGGAATTGATGCTATAGAAGCTCTGGCCAAAACACCCATGGTAAAAACCAGTGATGATGCAATAAGCATTGCAGGAAAAAGCAATGTGGCTGTGATGATTAATGACAGACTGCTGAATCTAAACGGGCAGGAGCTTATCAATTATCTGAAGACACTCCGTTCCGATGATATTCTTAAGATTGAAGTGATCACTACTCCACCTGCAAAATATGATGCGGAAGGAAAAAGCGGGCTTATCAATATTATTCTTAAGAAAAATGCTAATCTGGGCTGGAACGGATCTATTCAGACTTCAGGAAATTATTTTTGGGGAAAACCTACCGTTTCTTCAAGAGGAGGTGCCACCTTTAATTACCAGGGAGAAAAGCTCTCTCTAAGCACCAATTTATCTGCTGGTGATAATTATTGGCAATATAATATTTACAATAATATGTCCGGTGTTTCAAATAATTATTACTGGAACAAAAATGGTGACAATCTTAATAATTACAAATACAAGAGTGGGAATATAAAGGCAGAATATAAGATTAATGATAAAAACCTTTTCGGCATCAATTATAACTATTCACACAGCAATCCTAAGGAAACAGGAATAAGTGAATCCACTCGTTTCAATGGCGAAGAAGTCATTCCTATTTCTTCTGATTTCAATAATAGAAACAGCAGGGATGTCCATAATGCGACAGCGTTTTATGAAGCTAAAATAGACAGCACAGGAGGTAAACTAAACCTGACGGCCAATTTGATGCTTAATAATTCCAATGCAAGAAACTTCTCCAACACCTATACTCCGGAAACTATTTATACGATGGCCAATCCTATCAGTAAATACAGGATTTATTCGGGGCAGGCTGATCTTGAAAAAACATTTGGTAAAGTAAAAACTGAATCCGGACTAAAGTACACTAAGATCAAGAATGATTCTGAGTTTAATTTTTTTGACATTGTTAACGGGCAGAACCAGCTTAATACAGGTAAAACCAACACATTCTTTTATAATGAGGAGAACTATGCTGCCTATTTTTCTACCAATTTTAAGATCAATGATCAATGGGATGCAAAGGCTGGGCTTCGTTATGAGTATACAACCATGGAAGGTATTTCTATAAATGACAATATATCAACAAAGATCAAATATGGAAAATTCTTCCCTACGGCATATTTAAGCTATAAACCTAATGAAAACAATTCATTTTCATTAAGCTATTCCCGCAGAATTTCACGTCCTTATTTCGGAAATCTGAACCCATTTAAATATTTCACTTCCAACTTTGAGTATACTACCGGAAATCCTTACCTACTCCCTTCGTTTTCGGATAACCTTGAATTCGGATATGTTTTAAATAATAATCTCAATATTACGCTTTATCACAGTTACAGTAAAGACAACTGGGACAGGATTCAGATGGTTGATGAAAATTACAGATTTACCATTGCCAAGAATTTTTATAATGAAAACCAAACGGGAGTCAATATCAGTTACAATTACAACAAACTGAAATGGCTGGAGTCTACTATTTTTGTGAATGGTTATTACACGAAAGCAAAATCTTATGATCCGTCTGTTCTGCCTGTTCCTCCGGGTTACAGTGCCAATGTCAATATAGACAATAATTTTTTCCTCAATAAAAATAAAACAGTGACTTTTTTACTGGGATTATGGGGAAGTCTTCCGAACAGAAATGGAAATACCTATTACTACACCAATGCTTCATTGTACACAGGGCTTAAATTAAGTTTTATGGATAAAAAACTTCTTGTCAACCTGTACTTGAATGATGTTTTGAATACCAACCGTGAAAAAGGAATAGAGTATTATCCTGACTATAATATTGATTACCAATATAAGGGAATTACCAGAAACGTTCACCTTTCCCTTACTTATAAATTTGGGAATAACAATGTAAAAGGAACTACAAAACAAGTGAAATTTGAAGACTCCAACAGAGCAAACGGAGGTAATAATTAA
- a CDS encoding NAD-dependent epimerase/dehydratase family protein, with protein sequence MTKNNLSLVSGANGHLGNNLVRFLLNQGIPVRATVRNIHNTRPFEGLNCEVVQADITDKDSFIKALKGVETFYAVGASFKLWAKDPKKEIYDVNIKGTRNTIEAAAEAGVKRLIYVSSIAALDYTQLPAKESNGYNPDRRDMYYNSKNDGEKLAFELAAKLGVELVSVMPSAMIGGEAFLPLNVSFGVLKLILNKQIPVDTKITLNWVDVKDVAEGCYLAAQKGHSGERYILANEKCMTITDTTILANQLYPDLKLKVPGSVPKVILYTIAALMEMTAKLGRKAPVLTRKDISMFSGLKQDFDISKARNELGFNPKSPEQAVKEAFDYLLKNPELLD encoded by the coding sequence ATGACAAAAAATAATCTAAGCCTGGTTTCAGGAGCTAATGGACATCTGGGAAATAATTTAGTCAGATTTTTATTGAATCAAGGAATTCCGGTACGGGCAACCGTAAGGAATATCCATAATACAAGACCTTTTGAAGGGCTAAACTGCGAGGTGGTACAGGCTGATATTACAGATAAGGACTCCTTTATAAAGGCTCTTAAGGGAGTGGAAACCTTTTATGCGGTAGGAGCTTCCTTTAAGTTATGGGCTAAAGATCCTAAGAAGGAAATCTACGATGTAAATATCAAAGGAACCCGAAATACCATTGAAGCAGCAGCTGAAGCCGGGGTGAAAAGATTAATTTATGTGAGTTCTATTGCAGCTCTTGATTATACTCAATTGCCGGCAAAGGAAAGTAATGGTTATAATCCGGACCGTAGAGATATGTATTATAATTCCAAAAATGATGGTGAAAAATTAGCTTTTGAACTGGCTGCAAAACTTGGAGTAGAACTTGTTTCCGTGATGCCTTCTGCGATGATCGGAGGTGAAGCTTTTTTACCTTTAAATGTTTCTTTTGGAGTACTGAAGCTTATTCTGAATAAACAAATTCCCGTAGATACAAAGATTACTCTGAATTGGGTAGATGTGAAAGATGTTGCAGAAGGATGTTATCTGGCAGCTCAAAAAGGTCATTCCGGAGAACGGTATATTCTGGCAAATGAAAAATGTATGACCATTACCGATACGACAATTCTGGCCAATCAACTATATCCGGATCTAAAATTGAAAGTTCCAGGCTCCGTTCCCAAAGTAATTCTTTATACCATTGCTGCCTTGATGGAAATGACTGCAAAGTTGGGTCGTAAAGCTCCGGTATTGACAAGGAAAGATATTTCAATGTTTTCAGGTTTGAAACAGGATTTTGATATTTCTAAAGCTAGAAATGAACTTGGTTTTAATCCGAAAAGTCCTGAACAGGCTGTAAAGGAAGCATTTGATTATTTACTGAAAAATCCTGAACTGTTGGATTGA
- a CDS encoding GNAT family N-acetyltransferase, whose amino-acid sequence MNNNTYNNHPIIIRKANPKDLPAMLRLFKDTITSVCREDYNTDQLEAWKSGSENTERWLNVIKKQYILIAESENKMIGFCTLAQGNYIDLLFVHKDHQHQGIASRLYHLIEQRAIQQDQKLLTADVSKTAKPFFEKMDFRVIQEQIVNVKGINLINYKMEKHL is encoded by the coding sequence ATGAACAACAATACCTATAATAATCATCCCATCATTATCAGAAAAGCAAATCCAAAAGACCTTCCTGCAATGCTCCGCCTTTTTAAGGATACTATTACATCGGTTTGCAGAGAGGATTACAATACAGATCAGCTTGAAGCCTGGAAATCCGGGTCTGAGAATACAGAAAGATGGCTGAATGTTATAAAAAAACAGTATATTTTAATTGCTGAGTCTGAAAATAAAATGATTGGTTTCTGTACCCTTGCTCAGGGAAATTATATCGATTTGCTGTTTGTTCATAAAGATCATCAGCATCAGGGAATTGCTTCACGGCTTTACCATCTGATTGAGCAAAGAGCTATACAACAAGATCAAAAATTACTGACTGCCGATGTCAGCAAAACGGCAAAACCTTTTTTTGAAAAGATGGATTTTAGAGTCATTCAGGAACAAATCGTGAATGTAAAAGGGATAAATCTCATCAATTATAAAATGGAAAAACACTTATAA
- a CDS encoding VOC family protein, giving the protein MNSTNPVVYFEIPVHDLERAENFYSAVFNFSFEKEIIDHYEMALFPFEEKNSGITGALAKGDVYKTTKDGIIIYFKTENIDATLEKVLQHEGKILYPKRTDEKYGFAVAEFEDSEGNRIALHETIG; this is encoded by the coding sequence ATGAATTCAACCAACCCTGTTGTCTATTTTGAAATTCCTGTACATGATCTTGAACGTGCTGAAAACTTCTATTCTGCTGTTTTCAATTTCAGTTTTGAGAAAGAAATCATCGATCATTATGAAATGGCACTTTTTCCTTTTGAAGAAAAGAACAGTGGTATTACCGGTGCATTGGCGAAAGGTGATGTTTATAAAACGACAAAAGACGGGATCATTATCTATTTTAAAACAGAAAATATTGATGCCACTCTGGAAAAAGTCCTTCAACATGAAGGAAAGATACTTTATCCGAAAAGAACAGATGAAAAGTATGGCTTTGCTGTCGCTGAATTCGAGGATTCAGAAGGAAACAGGATAGCTTTGCATGAAACAATTGGATAA
- the tyrS gene encoding tyrosine--tRNA ligase, protein MIDTLQENVSIILPENGLEEKLKQAKEENRKLSIKLGFDPTAPDLHLGHAVVLKKLKQFQDLGHQIIIVVGSFTARIGDPTGKNKARKPLSAENVQHNAQTYINQLSKIIDVEKTKIVFNSDWLDTLNFSEAIQLLSKVTVAQLMHRNDFNKRFTENTPIAMHELVYPILQGFDSVQIECDIEMGGTDQLFNCTMGRQLQEVHQMPAQIVMCMPLLKGLDGKEKMSKSLNNIIGLTDEPNEMFGKTMSIPDTLIEEFIDLTTDFSMDEKNSLKSEMENGENPMNIKKRVAKNIIRQYHNDEAAERAELFFNNQFQNKNFDEKSFEPVSIVTLSHIQHKTTVLDLCHQLKNDLSKSAVRRLIESGGVQINSKKITEPDDSIELIQSMKIKIGRRSFFKLV, encoded by the coding sequence ATGATTGACACATTACAAGAAAATGTCTCTATTATCCTGCCAGAAAATGGATTAGAAGAGAAATTAAAACAGGCTAAAGAAGAAAACAGAAAACTTTCTATCAAACTGGGGTTTGATCCTACTGCTCCTGACTTACATCTGGGACACGCTGTTGTCCTCAAAAAACTCAAGCAGTTTCAGGATCTGGGGCACCAGATTATTATTGTTGTAGGAAGTTTTACGGCAAGAATTGGAGATCCTACCGGAAAAAACAAAGCGAGAAAACCTTTAAGTGCTGAAAATGTTCAGCATAATGCACAGACTTACATCAATCAGCTCTCCAAGATTATCGATGTTGAAAAAACAAAGATTGTGTTCAATTCCGACTGGCTTGATACACTGAATTTTTCTGAGGCCATTCAACTGTTATCCAAAGTTACCGTTGCCCAGCTGATGCACCGTAATGATTTCAACAAGAGATTTACAGAAAATACACCTATTGCCATGCATGAACTAGTATACCCTATTCTTCAGGGATTTGATTCTGTACAAATTGAATGTGATATCGAAATGGGTGGAACGGATCAACTGTTCAACTGTACGATGGGAAGACAGCTGCAGGAAGTTCATCAGATGCCGGCGCAAATCGTCATGTGTATGCCACTGCTGAAAGGGCTGGATGGAAAGGAAAAAATGAGCAAATCTTTAAACAACATTATCGGACTGACTGATGAACCGAACGAAATGTTTGGGAAAACCATGTCTATTCCGGATACATTAATTGAAGAGTTCATCGATCTTACCACAGACTTTTCAATGGACGAAAAAAACAGTTTAAAATCAGAAATGGAAAATGGTGAAAATCCGATGAACATCAAAAAACGAGTTGCCAAAAATATTATCCGCCAATACCATAATGATGAAGCTGCTGAAAGGGCTGAGCTGTTCTTCAATAACCAGTTTCAGAATAAAAATTTTGATGAGAAAAGTTTTGAACCGGTTTCGATCGTTACTTTAAGCCATATTCAACATAAAACGACGGTTCTTGACCTTTGCCATCAATTAAAAAATGACCTCAGCAAATCTGCGGTGAGAAGACTTATTGAAAGTGGTGGTGTTCAGATAAATTCAAAAAAAATAACGGAACCTGATGATTCCATTGAGCTTATACAGTCAATGAAAATAAAAATCGGTAGAAGAAGCTTTTTTAAGCTGGTTTAA
- a CDS encoding TetR/AcrR family transcriptional regulator, producing MKKEKVYDRIIRVASELFYKQGYNSTGINQIIAEADIAIGSLYNHFKSKNDLLQAYLIKEEQNWFEGLEKNIAHLSDPKEKISAIIDYRKKLQQSSKFAGCHFIKIVSEIGNGDAVVTSFAKHHKEKQKAVINGIVKEYNKLSDPDLVTENIFLLIEGAVITSTITKQNDSFDQIKKMIQGLLP from the coding sequence ATGAAAAAAGAAAAAGTATACGACCGAATTATCAGAGTCGCTTCAGAATTATTTTATAAACAAGGCTATAATTCTACAGGAATCAATCAGATCATTGCTGAAGCAGATATTGCGATCGGCTCGTTGTATAATCATTTTAAATCCAAAAATGATCTTCTTCAGGCTTATTTAATCAAGGAAGAACAGAATTGGTTTGAAGGTCTTGAAAAAAATATTGCTCATCTTTCAGATCCTAAAGAAAAGATATCAGCAATTATTGATTACCGTAAAAAATTGCAGCAATCATCAAAATTTGCAGGTTGTCATTTTATTAAAATTGTTTCTGAAATAGGGAATGGAGATGCAGTGGTAACCAGTTTTGCAAAACATCATAAAGAAAAACAAAAAGCGGTTATCAATGGTATAGTAAAGGAATATAATAAATTGTCAGACCCTGATTTAGTGACGGAAAATATATTTTTACTGATAGAGGGAGCCGTAATAACTTCCACTATTACCAAACAAAATGATTCCTTTGATCAAATCAAAAAAATGATTCAGGGGTTATTACCCTAA
- a CDS encoding Crp/Fnr family transcriptional regulator translates to MHEKLLQYMCSGHDFSSKDIKMVQQYFEPVSFSKNSVIEEAGKVPNYLYYIVSGYLRLFYLDQNGNEVTTHINCPPGFFTSYSHFISRTVSDYHVESITACELLRITKEDLDHLIAESKAMKDFSISVFQHSIAYNENRSRELSALNAEERYRKLLKDYPEIIQHVPIQYIASFLGMKPESLSRIRRKIIN, encoded by the coding sequence ATGCATGAGAAGCTTTTACAATACATGTGTTCCGGTCATGATTTTTCTTCAAAAGACATTAAAATGGTTCAGCAGTATTTTGAGCCAGTGTCTTTTTCAAAAAATAGCGTGATTGAAGAAGCAGGGAAGGTTCCGAATTATCTTTATTATATTGTTTCGGGGTATCTCAGGCTTTTTTATTTGGATCAGAACGGAAATGAAGTAACAACGCATATCAATTGTCCGCCCGGTTTTTTTACCTCTTATTCTCATTTTATCAGCAGAACAGTTTCTGATTATCATGTAGAATCTATTACGGCATGTGAGCTTTTAAGAATTACCAAAGAAGATCTTGATCATCTGATAGCGGAAAGTAAAGCCATGAAAGACTTCAGTATTTCGGTATTCCAGCATTCCATTGCATATAATGAAAACCGTTCTAGAGAATTATCTGCTTTGAATGCAGAAGAGCGCTATCGTAAGCTTTTAAAAGATTATCCGGAAATTATTCAGCATGTTCCCATTCAATATATTGCTTCATTTTTGGGAATGAAACCAGAAAGTCTAAGCAGAATCAGAAGGAAAATAATTAACTAA
- a CDS encoding MFS transporter, with the protein MDIFIINVSIPSIQHDIQASNGEMQLMIAAYLIGFASFLITGGRLGDVYGRKKIFITGLVFFMISSVTCGISQGVVQLMISRLAQGVSAGLMAPQVLSMIQVLFPDHEQRTKAMGWYGITIGIGTILGQFLGGYFSSLSTLEEPWRLIFMINIPICMVALFFSVTKLEEFRVTAKQSFDHWGVFLLSTGLFSMTYTFTVSEKEAFSLQNIVLMTISIVILIFFIKNQKDKLKKNMSYLIDFELFSYKNFNLGIVAVSFFFIMLDSYFYILSLFFQDGLMMNPLRAGKIIVFQGLGFIMASAFSVKLILKYGKEALMAGLVFIMLILILQIIFFNEPAEFYQLYLLLFLHGIGVGSVIPSLANIAFSGMSEKLIGNASGVYNTFQQIAAIMGIVAVGSVFYYFLGEKPLLQDYHKAFTIAILINILCLMVVLISIFKVPAGVLPKSRKII; encoded by the coding sequence ATGGATATTTTTATTATTAATGTATCCATCCCTTCCATCCAACATGATATTCAGGCATCCAATGGAGAAATGCAATTGATGATCGCCGCTTATCTTATCGGGTTTGCCTCTTTTCTTATTACTGGTGGGCGTTTGGGAGATGTATATGGGAGAAAGAAAATTTTCATTACCGGATTAGTCTTTTTTATGATAAGTTCAGTTACCTGCGGAATTTCACAAGGTGTTGTTCAGCTGATGATCTCAAGGCTGGCCCAGGGGGTAAGTGCTGGATTAATGGCTCCACAGGTTCTCTCTATGATACAGGTTTTATTTCCTGATCATGAACAGCGTACAAAGGCAATGGGTTGGTATGGAATTACCATTGGAATCGGGACTATTCTGGGGCAGTTTCTGGGAGGGTACTTTTCATCATTATCAACTTTGGAAGAACCTTGGAGGCTTATTTTTATGATTAATATTCCTATTTGCATGGTAGCACTTTTTTTCAGTGTAACGAAACTGGAGGAATTCAGAGTCACGGCAAAACAATCCTTTGACCACTGGGGAGTTTTTCTGTTATCAACAGGACTTTTCAGCATGACTTACACTTTTACGGTTTCTGAAAAGGAAGCCTTTTCGCTTCAGAACATAGTACTCATGACTATTTCTATTGTGATTTTAATTTTCTTTATAAAAAATCAAAAGGATAAACTGAAAAAAAATATGTCTTATTTGATTGATTTTGAATTATTCAGTTATAAAAATTTCAATTTAGGGATTGTGGCTGTTTCTTTCTTTTTTATTATGCTGGATTCGTATTTCTATATTCTCTCTTTATTTTTCCAGGACGGGTTAATGATGAATCCACTGAGGGCTGGGAAAATAATTGTTTTTCAGGGACTAGGATTTATAATGGCTTCAGCTTTTTCCGTGAAACTGATCCTTAAATATGGAAAAGAAGCCCTGATGGCAGGACTTGTTTTTATTATGCTGATTTTGATTCTTCAGATAATTTTTTTCAACGAACCTGCTGAATTTTACCAATTATATTTGTTATTATTTTTACATGGAATAGGAGTGGGATCTGTGATTCCGTCGTTAGCAAATATTGCTTTTTCGGGAATGTCTGAAAAACTGATAGGAAATGCTTCCGGCGTTTATAATACTTTTCAGCAGATTGCTGCAATAATGGGAATTGTTGCTGTAGGAAGTGTGTTCTATTATTTCCTGGGAGAAAAACCTTTATTACAAGATTATCATAAAGCGTTTACAATAGCCATACTGATCAATATTCTATGTTTGATGGTCGTACTTATCAGTATTTTTAAAGTACCAGCTGGTGTTCTTCCTAAAAGCAGAAAAATAATTTAA
- a CDS encoding helix-hairpin-helix domain-containing protein, producing MKNTIRVVSVLDSAKSYEYVDEKPIQGGVKDVYFSPEREYVVAFYRNPLEEGQKERIKRIVSTYLQSIQNGNAAEYFLNEIFRWPYDIVEKGRLTGIIVPIYPQKFSFAKGYIGSDNIRGEDKVGKWFTAPMFRNLQYPLRLDQSELGDWLSYFQIAINISRGVKKLHQMGLAHSDLSYNNILVDPVTKSACIIDIDGLVVPKLFPPEVIGTADFIAPEVLKTQHLALQDPGRYLPNQKTDLHALAVLIYMYLLRRHPLRGGKIWDLDSEKDEMISMGEKALFVEHPNDPSNNIRTDHLRKWDAFWGDPQKIPYTVTGPYIADLLRKAFIDGLHDPIRRPTANEWETALLKTVDLIQPCKNSDCTEKWYVFDNTSNPKCPFCGTPHQGTLPVLDLYFRFDDEVWKPENHRLMVYHNQYLFKWHVSRKVIRNENLTMQDKMPVGYFTFHQEKWVLVNQSLPDMKDITEQKEIPPGAMVELTDGKKILLSAEEGGRLIYVTMANQ from the coding sequence ATGAAAAATACCATTAGGGTTGTTTCTGTTCTGGATTCAGCCAAATCCTATGAATATGTAGATGAAAAACCGATCCAGGGTGGCGTAAAAGATGTTTATTTTTCGCCGGAAAGGGAATATGTAGTTGCTTTTTATAGAAATCCACTGGAGGAGGGGCAGAAGGAAAGAATTAAGAGAATTGTTTCTACCTATCTTCAAAGTATACAAAATGGAAATGCCGCTGAATATTTTCTGAATGAAATATTCAGATGGCCTTATGATATTGTTGAGAAAGGCAGACTTACAGGGATTATTGTTCCTATCTACCCTCAAAAATTTTCTTTTGCTAAAGGATATATAGGTTCGGATAATATCCGGGGTGAAGATAAAGTAGGAAAATGGTTCACGGCTCCGATGTTCAGAAATCTACAGTATCCACTTAGGCTGGATCAGTCTGAATTGGGAGATTGGCTAAGCTATTTTCAAATTGCCATTAATATCAGCAGGGGGGTAAAGAAGCTTCATCAGATGGGATTAGCCCATTCAGACTTGTCCTATAATAATATTTTGGTTGACCCGGTAACGAAATCAGCCTGTATTATTGATATTGATGGTCTTGTTGTTCCAAAATTGTTCCCGCCGGAAGTGATTGGAACTGCTGATTTTATTGCTCCTGAAGTTTTAAAAACTCAACATCTCGCCCTTCAGGATCCTGGCAGATATCTTCCCAATCAAAAAACCGATTTGCATGCTCTTGCAGTTCTGATTTATATGTACTTATTGAGAAGACATCCTCTTCGGGGCGGAAAGATCTGGGATCTGGATTCTGAAAAGGATGAAATGATATCTATGGGAGAGAAGGCTCTGTTTGTAGAGCATCCTAATGATCCTTCCAATAATATAAGAACCGACCATCTTAGAAAATGGGATGCTTTCTGGGGTGACCCGCAAAAGATCCCTTATACTGTGACTGGACCCTATATTGCAGATTTGTTGAGAAAAGCGTTTATAGACGGATTACATGATCCGATACGACGTCCTACTGCCAATGAATGGGAAACCGCTTTACTGAAAACTGTAGATCTGATACAACCTTGTAAAAACTCCGATTGTACTGAGAAATGGTATGTGTTTGATAATACCAGCAATCCTAAATGCCCTTTCTGCGGAACTCCACATCAGGGAACACTTCCGGTTCTGGATCTGTATTTCAGATTTGATGATGAGGTCTGGAAACCTGAAAATCACAGGTTGATGGTCTATCATAATCAATATTTATTCAAATGGCATGTGTCCAGAAAGGTAATCAGAAATGAAAATCTGACAATGCAGGATAAAATGCCTGTAGGATATTTTACATTCCATCAGGAAAAATGGGTATTGGTAAATCAGAGCCTGCCTGATATGAAAGATATTACAGAACAGAAAGAAATCCCACCGGGAGCTATGGTAGAACTGACTGATGGAAAAAAAATATTATTATCTGCTGAAGAAGGCGGAAGGCTGATCTATGTGACAATGGCCAATCAATAA
- a CDS encoding TetR/AcrR family transcriptional regulator, producing MSTKDKILAKALELFNEKGYNNITTRHIAAELSISPGNLHYHFKHSEDIIKILFAELTMKMDELLNKMKTKENKTLEDLYILTSSTCEIFYHYRFIFVNLVDVLKKLPEVEAMYERINFSRREEFQLIFSGLQKNKIFKKDIPGFIINSLTEQIFIIADNWLTHNRLISKLNKKAAIKSYTLLLMNLFYPFLSKEQQKIYEQQYL from the coding sequence ATGAGCACGAAGGATAAAATTTTGGCTAAAGCACTGGAACTTTTTAATGAAAAAGGATATAATAATATCACAACAAGACATATTGCTGCTGAACTTTCCATCAGTCCGGGAAACCTTCATTATCATTTCAAACATTCTGAAGACATCATCAAAATTCTGTTTGCTGAACTTACCATGAAAATGGATGAATTGCTGAATAAAATGAAGACGAAGGAAAACAAAACGCTGGAAGACCTCTACATTTTGACCTCTTCCACTTGTGAAATTTTCTATCATTACCGGTTCATTTTTGTAAATCTTGTGGATGTTTTAAAAAAGCTTCCTGAGGTTGAGGCAATGTATGAAAGAATCAATTTTAGCAGAAGAGAAGAATTTCAATTGATTTTCTCCGGTCTTCAGAAAAATAAAATTTTTAAAAAAGATATTCCCGGTTTTATCATCAACAGTCTTACCGAGCAGATTTTCATTATTGCAGACAACTGGCTTACGCATAACAGACTGATCTCAAAACTGAATAAAAAAGCAGCTATTAAGTCTTATACCCTCTTATTGATGAATCTCTTCTATCCTTTTCTCAGTAAGGAACAGCAAAAAATTTATGAACAACAATACCTATAA